Genomic DNA from Methanofollis sp. W23:
CTCGGCAGGCGAGTACGCGGTCATCCGCTGCCAGCGCGGGTATGAGGACGACCTGGGCGTGGCCTGCGCCACCGTCACCTCGGTCGGAGGCGAACGTGTCTCTGTGCGGACGATTGCGTGTTCGGGGACCATCGCCGCGTTAAAAGCGCGGCTTGACCGGGATTCTGGTCGATTTCGACCTGAAAAGGTGCACTACGGCGAAAAAGAAGTGCCGGCCTTCAGATATGGGCGGCACAAGGTAGATGTGTTACAGGAAGATATTAAAGGAGAGAGCATAGTCTTTTTGACAGATAGTGAGAGTGAGGAGATCTAATGCAGCCACAATATCAGATGGGATATGACCGGGCCATCACGGTGTTCAGTCCGGACGGTCGTCTCTACCAGGTAGAGTACGCCCGTGAGGCAGTCAAGCGCGGGACGACCGCGGTGGGGGTCAAGTGCAAGGACGGGGTGATCCTCCTCGTCGACAAGCGCGTCTCGTCGCGCCTGCTTGAGCCTGAATCGATCGAGAAGATCTACAAGATCGACGACCACATCGGCGTCGCGTCGTCCGGCCTGGTCGGCGACGCACGCCTCCTGGTCGACCGTGCCAGGGTCGAGGCCCAGATCAACCGCGTCACCTATGACGAGTCGATCGAGGTCGAGACCCTGGCCAAGAAGATCTGCGACCATATGCAGGTCTACACCCAGTTCGGCGGTGCACGCCCGTACGGGACGGCCCTGCTCATTGCAGGGGTCTCTGAAGGCGAGTGCCGCCTCTTCGAGACCGACCCTTCGGGGACGCTCCTGGAGTACAAGGCCACCGGGATCGGGATCGGGCGCTCTGCAGTGATGAAGGTCTTTGAGGAGGACTACGACCCTGAGATGAATGTCGAGCAGGGCGTGCACCTGGGACTCAAGGCGCTTCATGCGGCGACTGAAGGAAAGTTCGACGTCCAGACGGTCGAGATCGGGATCATCGAACGTGAGCACCCGGTCTTCCGTAAGATGGGCTCTGAAGAAGTGAAGGCTTTCGTCGAAAAGACCGAGTTTGAGACGACGCCCGGCGAGGAGTGAGTGGTGAGATGATCCCGCTTGACCGGGCAGTCGTGGCGCGTCTGGAGACCCATGGCGAGCGGTTCGAGATCGGGGTCGACCCTGACCTTGCACAGGAGGTGCGGCAGGGCGCAGACGTCCCGATCGACGAGGTCGTCGCTGCAGAGACGATCTTTGAGAACTTTGCTCGTGGGGACCGGGCCTCAGAGGAGACCCTGACCAAGATCTTTGGGACGGCCGAGTTCGAACCGGTCGCCAGGCGGATCCTCACGAAGGGTGAGATCCACCTGACCTCAGAGCAGAGAAAGAAGATGATCGAGGAGAAGCGCCGGCAGGTGGTCACCTTCATCGCACGCAACGCGATCAACCCGCAGACCAAGTATCCGCATCCGCCGCAACGGATCGAGATGGCGATGGAGGAGGCGCGGGTGAGTATCGATCCCTTCAAGTCTGTTGAAGATCAGGTGAAGGTGGCGATGAAGGCCCTGCGCCCGCTCATCCCGATCCGCTTCGAGGAGCTGCGGCTTGCGGTGCGGATCCCTGCAGAATTCGCACCCAAGGCCTATGGGGAGATGCAGTCCTCGGTGACGGTCGAGCAGGAGGAGTGGCAGAACGACGGGTCCTGGATCTGTGTCTGCCGCATCCCTGCCGGGGTCCAGGACGACTTCTTCTCTCTGGTCAACCGTCTCTCCAAGGGCGACGGCGAGGTCAAGGTGCTTGAACAAGTATATTAACCGAGAAGTTTAACCTAGTAAGACATAATCAGGGGTAATCCAGAATGGCGAGGCGTAACCAGAAGGCAAAAGGTAAAGTCACCGGGAGTGCCGGCAGGTTTGGACCGCGGTACGGTAGGTTCATCCGTAAGAGAGTCCAGCAGGTGGAGAAAGTCCAGAGGGCGACCCATACCTGTCCGCGCTGCGACCATGTCGCGGTCAAGCGGGTCGGCACCGGGATCTGGGAGTGCCGCAAGTGCGGGTTCAAGTTCGCCGGCGGTGCCTATACGCCGCAGACCCCGTCGCTCCGCGTGGCGCTCAGGACGATCGAGCGCGCAATTGAACTCCAGGAGTAGACGCCGTGGCGAGCGGATATAAGTGTGCACGGTGCAAGCAGAAGGTGGAGATCGATATCGACTCCGAGGGGCGCAAGCAGATCCGCTGCCCCTACTGCGGGCACCGTATCCTCTTTAAGGAAAGAGGGGCCGGGATCAAAGAACTGAAGGCTCAATGACCGTCGTCACCACCTCGAGAAAGGCGGCGCATGAACTGCGGGCACTTGCCCGGCACCTCGCCTTTGCGACCGGTGCCAGGTACCTGCCCCGCGGGAAGACGGGACTTGCGGCCCTTGGAGAGGAACCGGCGGTCATTTTTTCGCGTGAACACGGCAGGGTCCGGTTCCAGGTCGTCGAAGAAGGGACGATCGTTTTTGAGATATTGGTCAGGAAGGTCACCATCTCTCCACGGGAGGGACCGATCGTCCGGACGCTCCGGGTCTCTGACCAATCGGTTTATGATGTCGTGAAAAGATATTGTGAAGCAGAACTGGTCGAGGCCACAGAGTCGTTCGTCGTCTATGACGGCCAGCAGAAGATGCGGGTCGTCCTTGAGGTGGAACCCGATGCATGAGGCGGTCTTTTCATGTAAAACACCTGCCGCGCCTCTCCTGTACCAGGCCCTCGCCCCTGAGGCCGGGGAGGTCGCGGGCTCGCGTTCGCGCGAGGCGGTCACTCTCCCTGACCCTGAGACGCTGGTGCTTACGGTGCAGGCCGAGGACGTCCATGCCCTGCGGGCGGCGCTGAACATGTGGCTCCGGCTGATCAATGTGGCAGATGAAATCCAGGAGATGATCAGGCATGAGTAGTAATATTTCCCCGAAGGTGCAGCAGCAGGTGGCGATGCTCCAGCAGATCCAGCAGCAGCTCCAGACCGTGGTCGGGCAGAAGACCCAGTACGAGATGGCAGTGAAGGAGACGAACCGTGCGGCTGAAGACCTCAAGGAGGTCGCCGACGACGCCCCGGTCTTCGTGAACGTGGGCACGGTCATGATGCAGCAGGAGAAGGAGAAGGTGCTTGCCTCGCTCACCGAGAAGGCCGAGACGCTTGGACTGCGGATCACGTCGCTGGAAAAGCAGGAGAAGGTGCTGCAGAAGAAGTTCGAGCAGCTCCAGGCCCAGATC
This window encodes:
- a CDS encoding ribosome assembly factor SBDS yields the protein MIPLDRAVVARLETHGERFEIGVDPDLAQEVRQGADVPIDEVVAAETIFENFARGDRASEETLTKIFGTAEFEPVARRILTKGEIHLTSEQRKKMIEEKRRQVVTFIARNAINPQTKYPHPPQRIEMAMEEARVSIDPFKSVEDQVKVAMKALRPLIPIRFEELRLAVRIPAEFAPKAYGEMQSSVTVEQEEWQNDGSWICVCRIPAGVQDDFFSLVNRLSKGDGEVKVLEQVY
- the psmA gene encoding archaeal proteasome endopeptidase complex subunit alpha; translation: MQPQYQMGYDRAITVFSPDGRLYQVEYAREAVKRGTTAVGVKCKDGVILLVDKRVSSRLLEPESIEKIYKIDDHIGVASSGLVGDARLLVDRARVEAQINRVTYDESIEVETLAKKICDHMQVYTQFGGARPYGTALLIAGVSEGECRLFETDPSGTLLEYKATGIGIGRSAVMKVFEEDYDPEMNVEQGVHLGLKALHAATEGKFDVQTVEIGIIEREHPVFRKMGSEEVKAFVEKTEFETTPGEE
- a CDS encoding DNA-directed RNA polymerase subunit P codes for the protein MASGYKCARCKQKVEIDIDSEGRKQIRCPYCGHRILFKERGAGIKELKAQ
- a CDS encoding Rpp14/Pop5 family protein, which produces MRARPKALRAKRRYLLVRILPPWRAVEQKALYLAVAEAVTSLFGDVGAARVQPAVVFSAGEYAVIRCQRGYEDDLGVACATVTSVGGERVSVRTIACSGTIAALKARLDRDSGRFRPEKVHYGEKEVPAFRYGRHKVDVLQEDIKGESIVFLTDSESEEI
- a CDS encoding 50S ribosomal protein L37ae, with the protein product MARRNQKAKGKVTGSAGRFGPRYGRFIRKRVQQVEKVQRATHTCPRCDHVAVKRVGTGIWECRKCGFKFAGGAYTPQTPSLRVALRTIERAIELQE
- a CDS encoding KEOPS complex subunit Pcc1 — its product is MHEAVFSCKTPAAPLLYQALAPEAGEVAGSRSREAVTLPDPETLVLTVQAEDVHALRAALNMWLRLINVADEIQEMIRHE
- a CDS encoding prefoldin subunit beta; the encoded protein is MSSNISPKVQQQVAMLQQIQQQLQTVVGQKTQYEMAVKETNRAAEDLKEVADDAPVFVNVGTVMMQQEKEKVLASLTEKAETLGLRITSLEKQEKVLQKKFEQLQAQIQQAVGGPQQAA